From Meles meles chromosome 5, mMelMel3.1 paternal haplotype, whole genome shotgun sequence, one genomic window encodes:
- the LOC123941498 gene encoding olfactory receptor 2B6-like, with translation MNNSHPEEFILLGFSDRPWLELPLFAILLITYPMAMVGNIAIILVSRLDAHLHSPMYFFLTNLSFLDMCYTTSIVPQMLFNLGSARKTISYLGCVAQLYFFHIMGGTECLILAIMSFDRYVAICKPLHYTLIMNPRVCILLVSTVWLTGITYAVSEATATLQLPLCGLNKLDHLVCEIPVLIKTACGEKAANELTLSVVCIFMLAVPLCLILASYACIGLAVFKIKSSEGRRKAFGTCSSHLIVVFLFYGPAISMYLQPPSSISRDHPKFMALFYGVVTPALNPFIYTLRNKDVKRALVNLVKGIFTSK, from the coding sequence ATGAACAACAGCCATCCTGAAGAGTTTATTCTACTAGGCTTCTCAGACCGTCCTTGGCTGGAGCTTCCTCTGTTTGCTATTCTTCTTATAACATACCCCATGGCCATGGTTGGAAACATAGCCATTATTCTAGTGTCTAGGTTAGATGCCCATCTGCACAgccccatgtatttcttcctcacaaaccTCTCCTTCCTGGACATGTGCTACACCACAAGCATTGTCCCTCAGATGCTGTTTAACCTGGGAAGTGCTAGGAAGACAATCAGCTATCTTGGCTGTGTGGCTCAGCTTTATTTCTTTCACATAATGGGGGGCACAGAATGTCTTATTTTGGCTATCATGTCTTTTGATCGCTATGTGGCTATCTGTAAGCCTTTGCACTACACCCTCATCATGAACCCACGTGTCTGTATCCTGTTGGTATCCACTGTGTGGCTGACTGGAATCACCTATGCTGTCTCAGAGGCCACTGCTACCTTACAGTTACCACTGTGTGGCCTCAATAAACTGGATCACTTGGTGTGTGAGATTCCTGTTCTGATAAAGACTGCCTGTGGAGAAAAGGCTGCTAATGAGCTCACGCTCTCTGTGGTGTGTATTTTTATGTTAGCTGTTCCTCTGTGCTTAATTCTTGCTTCCTATGCTTGTATTGGACTTGCTGTATTTAAAATTAAGTCTtctgagggaaggaggaaggcctTTGGGACATGTTCCTCccacctcattgtagttttcttgttttatggtCCAGCCATTAGCATGTACCTTCAGCCCCCCTCTTCCATCTCAAGGGACCATCCCAAGTTCATGGCACTCTTCTATGGAGTGGTGACCCCTGCACTGAACCCTTTTATCTACACCCTGAGGAATAAGGATGTAAAGAGAGCATTAGTCAACCTAGTGAAGGGCATATTCACTTCCAAGTGA